CCGAAAGTTATTCACATATTGGAAAGAAACAATATATACAATGTGAAAAGAAGGATACCTGGAATGAATATTGGACAAAAAGTACTCTTTGAACTTAAAAAAGAGATCACTGAAACGGAATATGAACGCTATATCAAGAAACTGGTCTATGATACACGCCGTTCCAGAAGCAATATCATCTACTTTAATGCGCCTAATATGCTCGTTGCCAAATGGATAAAGACTAAATACAGTGAGAAACTGGCACACCTTTTTGAGTTGCAGAACGAAGTCAAACCGGACATAGAGATCACCGTGGGAAAACAGACGGAAAAAACAGTCAAAACCACTGCCAAGCAGAGTAGTGAAAAACAGCAGAGCAAAAGTACATACCTGAACCCTTCACTCACTTTTGAGAGTTTCATCGTAGGGCCTTCCAACCAGTTCGCCTATACCACGGCTAAATCGGTAGCGGAAAAACCGGGACAGCTCTACAACCCGCTTTTCCTCTATGGCGGCGTCGGCCTTGGGAAGACCCACCTACTGCAGGCTATAGGAAATTATCACATTGCACTGGGAAAAACCGTTATCTATACCACGCTCGAACAGTTCATGAACTCCTTTACCTCACATCTGCGCTCTCAAACGATGGACCGCTTCAGAGAAAAGTTCAGAGAGTGCGACCTGCTGCTGATAGACGACATACAGTTCCTCAGCAGAAAGGAGCAGACCCAGGAAGAATTCTTCCACACTTTTAACGAACTCTACAATGCCAA
This DNA window, taken from Sulfurovum lithotrophicum, encodes the following:
- the dnaA gene encoding chromosomal replication initiator protein DnaA, whose product is MNIGQKVLFELKKEITETEYERYIKKLVYDTRRSRSNIIYFNAPNMLVAKWIKTKYSEKLAHLFELQNEVKPDIEITVGKQTEKTVKTTAKQSSEKQQSKSTYLNPSLTFESFIVGPSNQFAYTTAKSVAEKPGQLYNPLFLYGGVGLGKTHLLQAIGNYHIALGKTVIYTTLEQFMNSFTSHLRSQTMDRFREKFRECDLLLIDDIQFLSRKEQTQEEFFHTFNELYNANKQIVITSDRQPNKIAGLVDRLRSRFEWGLMADIQPPGLETKIAIIQKKCELDGIDLNHEIINFIATHMGDNIREIEGTIIKLNALSSMLNQEITLDFAQNAIKDQLKEKKENVTIDDIVKIVSRELNIKPSDIKSKKRTKNVVNARRTAIYLARNLTPNSMPQIALYFGMKDHTAISHAMKKINEIIDNDENFKVLLEELSNKINTDTNKE